In the genome of Methylotenera mobilis JLW8, the window TCAACAACGCGCCACTTTCAAAATATCGCCTAAATGCCTCCGAATTTAATCGACCTTAACCAGACGCTGAGATGCAACTGACGCCAACACCGCCTCGATGGCTTTGCAGTTCGCTTTAGCATCGGCAAACGTTAAGTGCGTAGGCTTATTATTGAGTACACAGTCATTGAAATGCTCAATTTCCAAATTAAAGTGGTTACTAGGCGCAAAGCGCTCTTCGGCATACTTACCATCTTCAGTTGCCCACGACACAACTGGCACGTCATTCTGAAACACCCATGCTGCATGGCATTTCACCCAGCCTTTAGTGCCAATAATTTCATACTCTGACTTACGTGAACGCTCAAAACTCACGTCAAAATGACCAAATAACGCACGACCTTCTGCATCGCGGCCAAAATCCAGCACACCACTGGTCACAATGTCTGCACCTGCTGCGTTTAATTTAGCGTGCGCAATCACTGACTGCGGTTCTAGCGGCTGTACCTGATTCACACCAACGCCCAAGCCCATCACCCAGCGTAATGAGTGAATCGCATAAGGACCGATATCCCACATCGCGCCGCCACCTTGCGCCACGCTACCGGCTACCCGATACATTCGCGCCTCACGCATTAAGAATGAATAACTGGCGCGCGCCGACAGCACATCGCCAATCAAGCCAGATGCCACAATCTCCTGAATACGCGCATGTTGCGGATGGAAGCGATACATAAACCCCTCCATCACTTTCACGCCATGCTTAAGTGCCGCTTGTTCAATAGCCTCTATGTCTGCAACAGTCAGCGCCATCGGCTTTTCTATCAACACATGCTTACCGGCATTGATTGCCTTGAGCGCCCATTCGGCATGCTCATTATTAGCCATCGGGCAGTAAACAGCCTCAACATTAGCATCGTTAATCAGTGCATCCATGTCGTCATAACATTGTACTTGGCTCATATGACACGGCGCATACTTCTGCAAGGTAGCATTGGCCGCGCCAGCACGGCGACTAGCAATAGCAACCAACTGGGCGTTAGGTGCCTCCACAATCGCCGGCAGCAAACGCTCGTTCACACGCGCAGCACCCAGTATGCCCCAGCGTAATTTTTTATGTTCGGTCTGCGTCACAATTTATCCTTTATTCTCGTAATATCAACTTAAAATTTCCACCCAAAATATAGCGACACACCATACACCAAGCATGCCTCCAGCAGGCTACAGCTTAAAAGCCTTCATAGAGCTTTTGGTAATGCGCAGCATATTGCTGCAAAATAAGGTGGCGTTTAATTTTTAAAGTAGGTGTCAGCAGGCCATTCTCTACAGTCCACGGCAACGGCAACAACGCGACCCGCCTCACTTTTGCATAGCCAGGAAAAGACTTCATCTGCGCCGCTATACGCACAAGGGCAAAAGCACGCGCCTCACGGCACTCCAACACCACCGGCCAATCACTAGGCAAACCATGCTTTTGCGCCAGCTCCAGCCACCCATCCTGATTCACCACCGCTAACAACCCTAAATACGGCTTACCCTCACCTACCAACATCACCTGCTCAAACAAAGGGTCTGTCAGTATTGCGGCCAGTATAATCAATGCTGGCGACATCCCCGGTTTTTAGCCAGCCATCAGCGGTAAATATGGCTTCGTTTGCATCTACATTATTCCAGTAACCCTGCATCACACTAGGGCCCCGCACTTCTAAGCCGCCGGATACATCCAAACGCACCTGTACGCGGGGCAAAGCATGCCCTACGCTGCTAGGTACATTATCTTCCGCCTTATTGACGCTAATCACCGGGCTAGTTTCCGTTAGGCCATAACCCTGCACAATGGGCACACCCAAGCCGATAAAAGTACGCGCACTATCGGCTGACAATGCCGCACCACCTGCCACCGCCAAACGCAAACGGCCGCCTAAACGTGCCTGCAATTTATTAGCCACCAGGCACTTTAAGATGGGCCAACACAAATGCAGCCATTGCCACTTTGCCCGCCCTTGCGCGTAGTCAAAACGGCTATATCCAATTTTCACTGCCAGCGCAAACAGGCGCGACGCATAGGCCGGCCCAGCCTCCAACTTATTACGTAACGCCAACTGAATCCGTTCAAAGATACGCGGCACGGTGACGATAATAGTGGGGCGCACTTTAAGCAAATCGTCCTGCAACTGCTGCACCGAGCGCGCAAACGCGACGCTGGCGCCAGACATCATGGGCAAACAGTAACCAGCCATCCGCTCCAGCGCATGCGACAACGGCAGGAAAGAGAGAAACACGTCATGTGGGTAAACGGCAAAGTAGCTTAACGAATCCCAAGCATTACACATCAAGTTACGATGTGTGAGCATCACCCCCTTGGGTTTGCCAGTAGTGCCTGACGTGTAAATAATGGTCGCCAGTGCATCGGCGTCTGCCACGCGATGCTGCAACTCACCCTGCACATCAGCAGGCGGCAGCCATGCATCCAGCCCGCGCATACAAGCATCATCTTCACCCGCAGGCAATGGCTGACAACTCACCACACGCTGTAAATGCTTAAAATCTACACCCAGCGCATGAACCGCCTGCCAATCGCCGACACTATTCACCAGTAATAATTTTGCGCCTGAATCCTGCAGCACATGCGCAATATTTTCAGCACGGTCTGACACATAAAGCGGCACGGTGACCAAACCCAACCCCAAGGCAGCCTGGTCAAACGCGACCCAACTGGGGCAGTTCTTGAGCATAATGGCAACGCGGTCACCAACTGCCAAATGCTCAGCCAGCAAAGCCTGTTGCCAGCGCACTACCTGCTGCATGATGGACAACCATGTCATCTCGCGCCACTCACCCAACCCCTCATCAAAGTAGCGATAAGCGACACACTGCGACGAGCGCCTGACACGCTCATGAAACAACCCATCTAGCGTGACGACAGCCTCAGGCGAGATGTAATCAACAACATTTTGTCTTAACACTTTGGTTAGCACTTTGGTGAGTATTTAGGCTTAACACGCTGACTCATCACCAATGGTTAAATAGACTCCTGCGGAAACCACTTAATGCTACAGCCGATACTGGCGATTTGCTCTTTAGGCCCCTCACCGGTTTCTGCAATCAGTTTCATTGCGTTAAATAAATCCCTAGGATGATTCTCCTCCGACTGACGGCGGCCAGCGGCATCAAAGCGCCCACGATATTGCAGCTCCAAATCTGCATTAAAACCAAAGAAATCCGGAGTACATACCGCACCATAGGCTTTAGCCACTTCCTGCGTTTCATCCAGCACATAAGGGAATGGAAAGTTAAATAATTTAGCCTCTTCCATCATGCGTTCAAATGAGTCCTCAGGATAGTTCTCCGTATCATTACTCTGAATCGCAATCGTGTTGATGCCATATTGCAAAAGCTCGCGGCAATCATCAACCAGACGAGTCTTAATTGCCTTTACATAAGGACAGTGGTTACAGATAAACATCACTAGCAAGCCGTTTTTACCTGCGCTATTTGCTAACGTGTATCGCTTGCCATCCACCCCTAATAAATCGAAATCTACCGCTGGCTGACCAAAATTACAGACTGGGGGGTTTAAGCTAACCATTTTATTCTCCTTATTTCGTTATACTTATTACTGTGACAACGTTAACGTTTATATTATCACTTTTGTTTTACCGTTTGCTTTACTTTTGGAGTCGCCCGCGTCTATGGCTAATTTGCGCTTTTACACCCACTCACCTCTAGCACTTGGTGCATCGGTTTTACTCTCCGAAAGTGCGGCCGCGCATGCAACCCGCGCACTACGCCTAAGCGTGGGTGATGATGCGATTTTGTTCAACGGTGATGGTGTCAATTACAACTGCACATTAACCGAGATCAAGAAAAATAGCGTGACGGCAATGGTAAATGGCGCCACCGCAGTGCATAACGAATCCCCGCTCAACATCACCTTGGTGCAAGCAATTTCCAGTGGCGATAGGATGGACTTTACCATTCAAAAAGCGGTAGAGCTGGGCGTAAAAAGCATCCAGCCCATTTCCAGCAAACGTAGTGTAGTCAAACTATCTGGTGAACGCGCAGAAAAACGCACTGAACACTGGCAAAATATTGCCATCTCGGCGTGCGAGCAATCCGGCCGCGCCTATGTACCCAAGGTACTTACCCCTATATCACTTGAACAGTGGCTAGGTAATAATCCTGCAGCTAATAACACACGCATTTTACTCAACCCAATTGGTGCTGTGCGCTTGAACGAAATTGCCAAACCTACGGGTGAAATTCAGCTATTGATCGGGGCGGAAGGCGGGTTAAGTCAGGAAGAAATTGACTTAGCTACTGCACATAATTTCCAATCGATTGTATTGGGGCCACGCATTTTACGTACAGAAACCGCCGCCTTAACTGCAATTGCAGCCATGCAACTAGCATGGGGGGATTTTTAATTAGCTGTGCGCAAGCACTCGGATGGAAAATAGATGAACGCTAACGACTACATATTACGTTAGCTTTAAGCTCCCCTATGCTATAAGGCACCACATCTGACCAGCCAGTCTCTGCCTCTGGCAGACGGTAAGTTGTTAACACAGCACCTTTTGCCATATTGTCCGCATAGTATTGAATTGAGAGCGCTTTAAATTTCTTATTTTTGCAGTCATGCAGCTCCAGCCACTGCGACGATAGCTCACCTTTCGCCTGCTGCACATAATAGTCGCTCAAGGTGGACACCGTGACCAAACCGGCGGTCCGCTGTACCGAACCAAAATCAATATACATATTGCCATTATCGTTAGTTTGTATCATGGTCCACTCAGCTTGCGCCAGACTAGACCACACTGCCAACACTATCATTATAAATTTACGCATGCTTTACCTTGGCACCTTATACAGACTGTTTAATCTACGAGTTGCTTGATTCTATCGGATTAAATCCCCAACAAGACTAAATAACGCATTAAATATCACATGCACGATACACCTCTATAAAATAGCAATCTGATAACCTCACCCAAAAAAGGCTCAACATGCTAGAACCTGCTTCATCATGGATAGTGAAATTTGCACCGCTTATCAAAAGCCAAGGGCTAGTATTAGACTTGGCATGCGGCAGTGGGCGGCATGCCAAATGGCTGGCACAGCAAGGCTACCAGGTACATGCGCTAGACCGCGACCCGACTGTCACTTCCAGCATGCAAGGCATTGATGGCATACGCATCACGACAATAGACTTGGAAACTGCTGAGCCGCCAACATTTGAGTACAGCTATGACGGCATTATCGTTAGCCGCTACTTACATAGACCACTACTTTCCACACTTGCTAGCTTGCTCAAACCGGGCGGTATACTGATTTATGAAACCTTTATGCAAGGCAACGAGCGCTTTGGCAAACCTAGCAACCCCGACTTTCTGTTAATGCCGGATGAACTACTCAACATCTACTCACCACTGCTTAAGGTGCTTGCTTTTGAACAAGGTGAAGTACTAGAGCCTAGGCCAGCTATGCTACAGCGCATTTGTGCGCAAAAGGTTGCATAAGACAGCGCATTCCAAACGTTCAATCACACTATATTTAATTTGTATTATTTACAATTTTAATTTACATTAATGTAAATAATACAAATTAACACTACCAAGCAACCAACCAGAAAACTAAGGCTAAATCATGTCTCTTGGTCACAGCATACGGACTCAACGCAAATCACTGCACTTAACACTGCAGCAACTCGCCTCTAAAATTGATGCAGATGCAGGCAATTTGTCACGTATTGAGCGCGGTGAATTAGGCGTTTCCGAGTCGCTACTACGCAAAATTGCATCTGCATTGGAGACAACACCGGCCAACCTTTATGCTGATAGCGATGACGCAACACCAAACAATAAATCGGGTGAGCAAGCGCACACTTACACCAAAAGCCAATCAGAGCAAACCAACAGCACCAATGCCAAAGATTTTGTGCAGTGGTTCCGTTCTGCCACACCTTATATCCACGCTTTTGGTGGGCGCACGTTTGTGATTGCATTTGGCGGCGAAGTA includes:
- a CDS encoding 16S rRNA (uracil(1498)-N(3))-methyltransferase, which gives rise to MANLRFYTHSPLALGASVLLSESAAAHATRALRLSVGDDAILFNGDGVNYNCTLTEIKKNSVTAMVNGATAVHNESPLNITLVQAISSGDRMDFTIQKAVELGVKSIQPISSKRSVVKLSGERAEKRTEHWQNIAISACEQSGRAYVPKVLTPISLEQWLGNNPAANNTRILLNPIGAVRLNEIAKPTGEIQLLIGAEGGLSQEEIDLATAHNFQSIVLGPRILRTETAALTAIAAMQLAWGDF
- a CDS encoding AMP-dependent synthetase/ligase, with translation MLRQNVVDYISPEAVVTLDGLFHERVRRSSQCVAYRYFDEGLGEWREMTWLSIMQQVVRWQQALLAEHLAVGDRVAIMLKNCPSWVAFDQAALGLGLVTVPLYVSDRAENIAHVLQDSGAKLLLVNSVGDWQAVHALGVDFKHLQRVVSCQPLPAGEDDACMRGLDAWLPPADVQGELQHRVADADALATIIYTSGTTGKPKGVMLTHRNLMCNAWDSLSYFAVYPHDVFLSFLPLSHALERMAGYCLPMMSGASVAFARSVQQLQDDLLKVRPTIIVTVPRIFERIQLALRNKLEAGPAYASRLFALAVKIGYSRFDYAQGRAKWQWLHLCWPILKCLVANKLQARLGGRLRLAVAGGAALSADSARTFIGLGVPIVQGYGLTETSPVISVNKAEDNVPSSVGHALPRVQVRLDVSGGLEVRGPSVMQGYWNNVDANEAIFTADGWLKTGDVASIDYTGRNTDRPFV
- a CDS encoding thioredoxin family protein, with the translated sequence MVSLNPPVCNFGQPAVDFDLLGVDGKRYTLANSAGKNGLLVMFICNHCPYVKAIKTRLVDDCRELLQYGINTIAIQSNDTENYPEDSFERMMEEAKLFNFPFPYVLDETQEVAKAYGAVCTPDFFGFNADLELQYRGRFDAAGRRQSEENHPRDLFNAMKLIAETGEGPKEQIASIGCSIKWFPQESI
- a CDS encoding class I SAM-dependent methyltransferase, which produces MLEPASSWIVKFAPLIKSQGLVLDLACGSGRHAKWLAQQGYQVHALDRDPTVTSSMQGIDGIRITTIDLETAEPPTFEYSYDGIIVSRYLHRPLLSTLASLLKPGGILIYETFMQGNERFGKPSNPDFLLMPDELLNIYSPLLKVLAFEQGEVLEPRPAMLQRICAQKVA
- a CDS encoding Gfo/Idh/MocA family protein — its product is MTQTEHKKLRWGILGAARVNERLLPAIVEAPNAQLVAIASRRAGAANATLQKYAPCHMSQVQCYDDMDALINDANVEAVYCPMANNEHAEWALKAINAGKHVLIEKPMALTVADIEAIEQAALKHGVKVMEGFMYRFHPQHARIQEIVASGLIGDVLSARASYSFLMREARMYRVAGSVAQGGGAMWDIGPYAIHSLRWVMGLGVGVNQVQPLEPQSVIAHAKLNAAGADIVTSGVLDFGRDAEGRALFGHFDVSFERSRKSEYEIIGTKGWVKCHAAWVFQNDVPVVSWATEDGKYAEERFAPSNHFNLEIEHFNDCVLNNKPTHLTFADAKANCKAIEAVLASVASQRLVKVD
- a CDS encoding surface-adhesin E family protein; its protein translation is MRKFIMIVLAVWSSLAQAEWTMIQTNDNGNMYIDFGSVQRTAGLVTVSTLSDYYVQQAKGELSSQWLELHDCKNKKFKALSIQYYADNMAKGAVLTTYRLPEAETGWSDVVPYSIGELKANVICSR